One window of Quercus robur chromosome 12, dhQueRobu3.1, whole genome shotgun sequence genomic DNA carries:
- the LOC126710095 gene encoding probable WRKY transcription factor 15 gives MKEASSVCFSMTQRWNFKVHEVAQNSFRHAHRLLRCISDQNHKRSIQEVSLIAQDAENEFRKLLTLLDGSMSSDCRRIRKGPLPNSHDINPAELMDSPNSSPQDFTCNSTQTCIVRELFPLQSNKSPTALIQSDNFSLCRHKHNQELQQCYSQTNIVANKSITVQSQFSEHSTSLISMDGSSIDKQTIRFSSSETLASPDESSMLSYKSKCEVKSGDSTTCVVSTGGFHCSKQRKLRIKRAITVPALSNKPADIPPDDYSWRKYGQKPIKGSPHPRSYYKCSSVRSCPARKQVERCLEDPTMLVVTYEGDHNHPKIAYQAPSLMTQVHH, from the exons ATGAAAGAAGCTTCAAGTGTGTGTTTTTCAATGACCCAAAGATGGAATTTCAAAGTTCATGAGGTTGCTCAGAATAGTTTCCGACATGCCCATCGCCTTTTGAGATGTATTTCTGATCAAAATCACAAAAGAAGCATTCAGGAAGTAAGCCTGATTGCTCAGGATGCAGAAAATGAGTTTAGAAAACTGCTCACACTCCTTGATGGATCAATGTCATCAGATTGTAGGAGGATCAGAAAGGGTCCCTTGCCAAATTCCCATGACATAAACCCGGCTGAACTGATGGACAGTCCAAATTCTTCACCCCAAGATTTCACATGCAATTCAACTCAAACCTGCATAGTCAGAGAGTTATTTCCCCTTCAGAGTAATAAATCACCTACTGCTTTGATCCAGAGTGACAATTTCAGCTTATGTAGGCATAAACATAATCAGGAATTACAGCAATGTTACTCTCAAACAAATATTGTTGCTAATAAATCTATCACGGTGCAGAGCCAATTCTCAGAACATAGCACTTCTTTGATCAGCATGGATGGAAGTAGCATTGACAAGCAGACAATTCGCTTctcatcatcagaaactttGGCTTCGCCGGATGAATCCTCCATGTTATCTTACAAGAGTAAGTGTGAAGTGAAAAGTGGAGATAGTACAACATGCGTTGTCTCAACAGGTGGATTTCATTGCTCCAAGCAAAG GAAACTGAGAATAAAGAGAGCAATTACAGTTCCAGCTTTAAGCAATAAACCAGCAGATATACCTCCTGATGACTACTCCTGGAGGAAGTATGGGCAGAAGCCCATAAAGGGATCTCCACATCCAAG GAGCTATTACAAATGCAGCAGCGTGAGGAGCTGCCCTGCAAGAAAGCAAGTAGAACGATGTTTGGAGGATCCTACCATGTTGGTTGTGACATATGAAGGAGACCATAACCACCCGAAAATTGCTTACCAAGCACCCAGCCTAATGACTCAGGTCCATCACTAA